From Planococcus halocryophilus, the proteins below share one genomic window:
- a CDS encoding EAL domain-containing protein: MEIEQTRYSRLAHITKLINTNFELRPLLEHVITAISEEVVQCDSVGIYLPQEDGNFRGYVGKPAVINGMTLDMHVVDTEYDLLAKEVIDTKQTIYIADTSKDNRPDPRAVAGFGIKSLLALPISYEGELFGLVFLFDYGIPMDLTADEIQTVEAYVNMAGVAIRNVKNLQRKESILAEKQLLLDLTRDLSMTSSMADVMEKCFHYVGTVLKNDNIGVHLLDPIAGAKIKPANLSAKSEWAEEDWLEKHNELQFDPSNDRVFDAVVASKKPICIRDVTKDDRVNQEVCKSFGITGMLMLPFVSMGEVLGALVLVSFEETNQVFCESDIELAQSITEATASTLSNLLYMEKQEMIIEQRTSEVVLKNDELKTVVTELESLSREKELILNSVDEGIFGFDLNNNITFCNRAAESILGYRNGELIGQSYKNILPENQDLILTSVSLEEDLKFLKKSGDDFSVEYVVSSIKENEQVIGEVVTFRDITKRKQLEKEISHLAYYDHLTDLPNRILLEDYLKQKTEKAKVSGQKVAVLYLDLDRFKIINDSFGHSYGDMLLKNVANRIRRSVPADAFVSRQGGDEFTIVLPGYDNNQEVLNLVDNLIASFTEPFSLKGNEVYIKTSIGISVFPEHGKTAEVLIKNADAAMYKSKEKSGTYHHFFKSEMSDWSMESIYLENALYKALENDELSLHYQPQVDSKTNRIIGAEALLRWNHPTRGMVSPIEFIPVAEETGLIVPIGKWVLLNACKQLKKLHAQGNSNMSVSVNLSGRQFEEDDLIPMIESILVETGIAPEFLHIELTENQIFKNTHVTLEKMREIKALGIKIAVDDFGTGYSSLGYLKNFPIDTLKIDRSFMFDILTDKDNAAITSTIITLAQNLNLNVIAEGVETAEQLEFLMAKNCFNIQGYYYSKPLPVEALENYIDILTPKV, translated from the coding sequence ATGGAAATTGAACAAACCAGGTATTCCCGGTTGGCCCATATAACGAAATTGATCAACACAAACTTTGAATTGCGCCCATTGCTAGAACATGTCATCACTGCTATATCCGAAGAAGTCGTACAATGCGACTCTGTCGGAATTTACTTGCCGCAAGAAGACGGCAATTTCCGTGGATATGTAGGGAAACCAGCTGTTATTAACGGCATGACACTCGATATGCATGTGGTAGATACAGAGTACGATTTATTAGCAAAAGAAGTAATCGATACTAAACAAACGATTTATATAGCGGATACGTCCAAAGACAACCGTCCCGATCCAAGAGCAGTAGCAGGGTTTGGCATCAAATCGCTGCTAGCTCTTCCGATTTCATATGAAGGTGAATTGTTCGGACTTGTTTTCCTATTTGACTACGGGATTCCAATGGATTTGACTGCAGATGAAATACAAACAGTGGAAGCGTATGTCAATATGGCGGGCGTAGCGATTCGAAATGTGAAGAACCTTCAACGAAAAGAAAGTATTCTAGCTGAAAAGCAATTGCTGCTGGATTTGACGCGAGATTTGTCTATGACTTCATCAATGGCCGATGTCATGGAAAAGTGCTTTCATTACGTGGGAACCGTACTGAAAAACGATAATATTGGGGTGCATTTACTAGACCCTATTGCAGGTGCAAAAATCAAACCGGCCAATTTAAGTGCGAAAAGTGAATGGGCTGAAGAAGACTGGTTAGAAAAGCATAATGAACTGCAGTTTGATCCTTCAAATGACCGCGTATTCGATGCAGTAGTCGCTTCTAAAAAACCGATTTGTATTCGTGACGTCACAAAAGACGATAGAGTCAACCAAGAGGTTTGTAAATCATTTGGCATTACAGGCATGTTGATGCTTCCTTTTGTCTCAATGGGAGAAGTTTTAGGAGCACTCGTTCTTGTCAGTTTTGAGGAAACCAATCAGGTCTTTTGTGAGTCGGATATTGAACTTGCTCAATCCATCACAGAGGCTACTGCTTCGACATTGTCTAACTTGCTGTATATGGAAAAGCAAGAAATGATCATCGAACAAAGAACGTCAGAAGTTGTTTTGAAAAACGATGAACTGAAAACAGTCGTAACTGAGTTAGAGAGTCTTAGCCGTGAAAAAGAACTAATTTTAAATTCAGTAGATGAGGGCATTTTTGGTTTTGATTTGAACAACAATATTACGTTTTGTAACCGAGCGGCAGAATCGATATTGGGTTATAGAAATGGCGAATTAATCGGACAATCATACAAAAATATTTTGCCTGAAAACCAAGACTTAATCCTCACTTCGGTTTCGTTAGAAGAAGATTTAAAGTTTCTTAAAAAGAGTGGCGATGATTTTTCTGTTGAATATGTCGTTTCTTCTATAAAAGAAAATGAACAGGTTATTGGTGAAGTTGTCACATTCAGAGATATTACGAAGAGAAAGCAATTGGAAAAAGAAATTAGTCATTTAGCATATTATGATCACTTAACAGATTTACCAAACCGAATTTTGTTAGAGGATTATTTAAAGCAAAAAACAGAAAAGGCAAAAGTTTCAGGACAAAAAGTGGCGGTATTATACTTGGATCTCGATCGTTTTAAAATTATAAATGATAGCTTCGGCCATAGTTATGGAGATATGTTGTTGAAGAACGTTGCAAATCGCATAAGACGGAGTGTACCGGCAGATGCATTTGTCTCACGTCAAGGAGGCGATGAATTTACAATCGTCTTGCCAGGCTATGACAACAATCAAGAAGTATTAAATCTTGTAGATAACTTAATCGCGTCATTTACAGAACCATTTTCATTAAAAGGAAATGAAGTGTACATCAAAACAAGTATCGGGATTAGTGTGTTCCCAGAACACGGTAAGACTGCGGAAGTATTGATCAAAAATGCAGATGCTGCGATGTACAAATCGAAAGAAAAATCCGGCACGTATCATCATTTCTTCAAGAGTGAAATGAGCGACTGGAGTATGGAAAGCATTTACTTGGAAAATGCCTTATACAAAGCACTTGAGAACGATGAACTGAGTCTTCATTATCAGCCACAAGTAGACAGTAAAACCAATCGCATCATTGGAGCAGAAGCTTTGCTTAGGTGGAACCATCCAACAAGAGGTATGGTCTCACCAATTGAATTTATCCCAGTTGCAGAAGAGACAGGCTTAATCGTGCCAATTGGTAAGTGGGTTCTTTTAAACGCATGTAAACAGTTGAAAAAACTACACGCGCAAGGAAATTCGAATATGTCAGTTTCTGTTAATTTATCTGGAAGACAGTTTGAAGAAGATGACTTGATCCCAATGATTGAAAGTATTTTAGTGGAAACAGGAATCGCTCCAGAATTTTTGCATATTGAACTAACTGAAAATCAAATTTTCAAAAATACACATGTAACTTTGGAAAAAATGAGAGAAATAAAAGCATTAGGTATTAAAATAGCAGTGGATGACTTCGGAACAGGGTATTCGTCACTAGGTTATTTAAAAAACTTCCCCATTGATACGTTAAAGATAGACAGATCGTTCATGTTTGATATTTTGACGGATAAAGACAATGCCGCTATTACAAGTACCATTATCACGCTGGCTCAAAATCTTAATTTGAATGTTATTGCTGAAGGCGTAGAAACAGCTGAACAATTAGAATTTCTAATGGCTAAAAATTGTTTTAACATCCAAGGGTATTATTACAGTAAACCATTGCCTGTCGAAGCATTGGAAAACTATATCGACATACTGACACCAAAAGTATAA
- a CDS encoding NAD(P)H-binding protein, with translation MKVFVFGGGGEVGEYLLRKLAAENHEAITIAETENRAEELKMIGASRVYVSKDYDFIEAISGCEAIIYVAGANPTAGENRNVLVDKEAVARAMEEARKQGIERVVYLSPARVDESAKSQETGDKKIPEELIKQDVFTYTIVYSSRGVHKPGKGMIDIITSPSKKVMEIPYEDVAAVLVESLTNKATYNKTIKVIAGNTSIENALKNI, from the coding sequence ATGAAAGTATTCGTATTTGGTGGCGGCGGAGAAGTTGGTGAGTATTTGTTACGGAAGCTTGCTGCAGAAAACCATGAAGCCATCACGATTGCAGAAACGGAAAACCGGGCAGAAGAACTCAAAATGATTGGTGCTTCCCGCGTATATGTCTCAAAGGATTATGATTTTATAGAAGCAATTTCAGGATGCGAAGCAATAATTTATGTAGCCGGTGCAAATCCGACAGCCGGCGAAAACAGAAATGTGCTTGTCGATAAAGAAGCAGTTGCTCGTGCGATGGAAGAAGCCCGTAAACAAGGGATTGAACGGGTAGTTTACTTGAGTCCCGCTCGTGTAGACGAATCCGCAAAATCCCAAGAAACAGGCGACAAGAAAATTCCTGAAGAACTTATCAAGCAGGATGTCTTTACTTATACCATCGTCTATTCGAGTCGTGGGGTTCACAAACCAGGAAAAGGCATGATTGATATCATTACTTCTCCAAGCAAAAAGGTTATGGAAATTCCTTATGAAGATGTCGCTGCTGTACTAGTTGAATCGCTTACCAACAAGGCTACATACAACAAAACAATTAAAGTGATAGCTGGAAATACCTCAATCGAAAATGCATTAAAGAACATATAA
- a CDS encoding response regulator transcription factor — protein sequence MKVLLAEDDDRLGELVVHLLKKKGASVVDWVTEGEDAIAYAQSSFYDVVILDWMMPNGDGVSVCRHLRAAGYSGAVLMLTAKGAVPDRVEGLDAGADDYIVKPFEIEELWARLNALTRRTRAPIREETVMLGELLLNRTSHTLYYQEVEILLTPREFQLFELLVVNRGQVLTRELILDRIWGLDAEVSLKTIDATVKLLRKKINRTSKEDFIKAVRGVGYKIEA from the coding sequence ATGAAAGTGCTGCTAGCTGAAGATGATGACCGCCTTGGTGAACTGGTTGTTCATTTATTAAAGAAAAAAGGAGCTTCTGTTGTCGACTGGGTAACAGAAGGTGAAGATGCCATTGCTTATGCGCAATCCTCTTTTTATGATGTCGTCATTCTCGACTGGATGATGCCAAATGGCGATGGCGTATCAGTTTGTCGACATTTACGAGCAGCGGGTTATAGCGGTGCGGTATTGATGTTGACGGCCAAGGGGGCTGTGCCGGACCGAGTAGAAGGACTTGATGCCGGAGCGGATGATTATATCGTAAAGCCGTTTGAAATTGAAGAATTATGGGCGCGGCTCAATGCGCTAACGCGACGTACGCGTGCGCCAATCCGAGAAGAAACGGTGATGCTTGGCGAGTTGTTGCTAAATCGAACGAGTCATACGCTCTACTATCAAGAAGTAGAGATTTTACTTACACCACGTGAGTTTCAGTTGTTTGAACTGCTCGTAGTAAATCGTGGACAAGTGCTGACCCGTGAGTTGATACTCGACCGCATATGGGGACTTGATGCCGAAGTGTCTTTAAAAACGATTGATGCTACGGTGAAGTTATTAAGGAAGAAAATCAACCGCACCAGCAAAGAGGATTTTATCAAAGCGGTTCGCGGAGTGGGGTATAAAATTGAAGCGTGA
- the yiaA gene encoding inner membrane protein YiaA — MLGDREEDVFAKKTVEKRRLGEPTGAFKGASWGALLIGVSTYLIGLYNAGMELNEKGYYITVMILGLYSAVSLQKAVRDRDEGIRVTNLYYGISWFALISAIALMAIGLFNAGSITLSEKGFYGISFVLSLFAVVTVQKNVRDTEEANNMDES, encoded by the coding sequence ATGTTAGGTGATAGAGAAGAAGACGTATTTGCGAAGAAAACGGTAGAAAAACGTAGGCTCGGAGAACCGACTGGCGCGTTTAAAGGTGCATCTTGGGGTGCGTTGCTCATTGGGGTATCAACGTATTTGATCGGTTTATATAATGCAGGAATGGAGTTAAACGAAAAAGGCTATTATATTACAGTCATGATTCTTGGACTTTACTCGGCCGTGTCTCTTCAAAAAGCGGTAAGAGACCGCGATGAAGGAATACGCGTTACCAACTTGTATTACGGCATTAGTTGGTTTGCACTCATTTCTGCAATCGCACTTATGGCGATTGGTTTGTTTAATGCCGGTAGTATCACGTTGAGCGAAAAAGGCTTTTACGGCATCTCGTTCGTCTTGAGTTTGTTTGCTGTTGTAACCGTACAAAAAAACGTGCGCGATACAGAAGAAGCGAACAATATGGATGAGTCGTGA
- a CDS encoding FMN-binding glutamate synthase family protein yields MGKITKYLPSALVGSTIAAPLAYIAYIYQKDNHQKQHAVLRNFPLLGRVRYMAEHVGPELRQYLFSGDNEGLPFSRMQYQDIVKAGKYNERLIGFGSSRNFAEDGFYIRNSLFPKLRTELKVDNSQKVTTYQYVIDNEGLMSRKEHREEILTDPYYLRDEDAVVLGDGYCRQPFRIKGQVGMSAMSYGALGENAITALSKGLGIAGGTWMNTGEGGISDHHLAGDTDLIMQIGPGLFGVRTPGGEFSWEAFKEKADMEKVKAFEVKLAQGAKTRGGHLEGQKVTEEIARIRLIEPGKTVNSPNRFTEYDSFEKLFGFIEEMREIGGKPVGMKIVVGDVEGLEEMVQIMKDSGKGPDFITIDGGEGGTGATYQELADSVGLPILTALPIVDELLRQYGVRDRVKLIASGKLITPDKIAIALSMGADLVNIARGFMISVGCIMAGVCHTNTCPVGVATTDPDLQDGLVVGEKMYRVANYVMSLRAGLFNVAAAAGVESPTMLERKHLTHKDIQGRISSVGSMLHKIEQEERKEKDVEDLPVKN; encoded by the coding sequence ATGGGGAAAATAACGAAATACTTACCATCGGCATTAGTGGGATCGACGATCGCGGCCCCACTTGCTTATATTGCGTATATTTATCAAAAAGATAATCATCAAAAGCAGCATGCGGTTCTCCGCAATTTCCCGTTACTCGGAAGGGTTCGGTATATGGCTGAACATGTTGGTCCTGAGCTACGCCAATATTTATTTTCCGGAGACAACGAAGGACTCCCTTTCTCACGTATGCAGTACCAAGATATCGTCAAAGCTGGAAAATACAATGAACGTTTAATTGGTTTTGGATCTAGTCGTAATTTTGCAGAAGACGGCTTCTATATCCGCAATTCACTATTTCCAAAATTACGGACAGAATTGAAAGTCGACAACAGCCAAAAAGTAACCACTTATCAATATGTCATTGACAATGAAGGCTTAATGTCCCGAAAAGAACATCGTGAAGAAATTCTGACTGATCCTTATTATTTGCGCGATGAAGATGCGGTAGTGCTTGGTGACGGCTATTGCAGGCAACCGTTCCGGATAAAAGGACAAGTGGGTATGTCCGCTATGAGCTATGGTGCTTTGGGCGAAAATGCCATTACAGCACTATCAAAAGGGCTTGGTATTGCAGGTGGTACGTGGATGAATACCGGGGAAGGTGGAATTTCAGATCATCATTTAGCTGGTGACACGGATTTGATCATGCAAATTGGTCCCGGTCTTTTTGGTGTTCGGACACCAGGCGGCGAGTTTTCGTGGGAAGCGTTCAAAGAAAAAGCTGACATGGAAAAAGTAAAAGCTTTTGAAGTGAAACTCGCACAAGGCGCGAAAACACGGGGTGGCCATTTAGAAGGACAAAAAGTAACCGAAGAAATTGCACGTATTCGGTTGATTGAACCGGGTAAAACTGTAAACAGCCCAAACCGCTTCACGGAATACGATTCATTTGAAAAGCTTTTTGGCTTTATTGAAGAAATGCGTGAAATTGGTGGCAAACCGGTTGGCATGAAAATTGTTGTTGGGGATGTTGAAGGACTTGAGGAAATGGTACAAATCATGAAAGACAGTGGCAAGGGTCCTGACTTTATCACCATTGACGGCGGTGAAGGCGGAACTGGCGCGACCTATCAAGAACTTGCCGATTCAGTCGGGTTGCCCATCTTGACTGCTCTACCGATTGTCGATGAATTACTTCGTCAATATGGTGTGCGTGACCGTGTGAAGTTGATTGCTTCCGGTAAACTCATCACACCGGATAAAATAGCTATTGCCCTTTCAATGGGGGCAGACCTTGTGAATATCGCTAGAGGCTTTATGATTAGTGTTGGCTGCATCATGGCGGGAGTTTGTCATACAAATACTTGTCCTGTTGGAGTCGCAACAACTGATCCTGACTTACAAGACGGTTTAGTAGTTGGCGAGAAAATGTACCGTGTTGCCAATTACGTGATGTCGCTCCGTGCGGGGTTATTTAACGTGGCAGCGGCTGCAGGCGTTGAATCTCCGACCATGCTCGAACGAAAACACTTAACACATAAAGACATTCAAGGACGTATTTCTTCGGTTGGCAGTATGCTTCACAAAATCGAACAAGAAGAAAGGAAAGAAAAAGACGTGGAAGATTTACCTGTTAAAAATTAA
- a CDS encoding sensor histidine kinase: MKRDKRTKQAKKTTDVFRSTHKRLTLFYSGIFSVFLILFVAIVLFILYQVVFTEQERELRQLAEQEIAELRRETFGATAPTRRLPRQQFLAENQLFYYVQTAEGELVVSNEGIDQLQPLYLNLISSWTPNETEIRQETITIPLENPDFSEFQNFDFTVLALARPVQVDGEVVGTMYIGLDISNITRIFRWAVIVLTGLAVLFIGLGIVLSYIMSKRALVPVQRSYNQQRELVANASHELRTPLSTILSSIEVLEMEREEKDSFTGRILDGLKHEVRRMTVLVSDLLTLAQADSPDANALIRNWCNLTPASEQLIESFKARATVKKIDLTIEAPAEVNVYADCDKLIQLLSILLDNAINYTPEGGSVAVTLQMRSDSLLLAVRDTGIGIEAADQEHIFERFYRADKARTRKEGGHGLGLAIGKWIVDAHGGTIWVESAPGEGSLFQVSIPSGKDR; the protein is encoded by the coding sequence TTGAAGCGTGACAAAAGAACAAAGCAGGCTAAAAAAACGACAGATGTCTTTCGTTCAACGCATAAACGTTTGACCTTGTTTTACAGCGGCATTTTTTCCGTCTTTTTAATCCTCTTTGTAGCGATTGTGTTATTTATCTTGTACCAAGTCGTCTTTACTGAACAAGAGAGGGAACTAAGACAGCTTGCCGAACAGGAAATAGCGGAACTCCGAAGAGAAACCTTTGGCGCAACTGCTCCCACAAGAAGACTGCCGCGACAGCAATTTTTAGCAGAAAATCAATTGTTCTATTATGTACAAACAGCAGAAGGTGAACTTGTAGTATCTAATGAAGGAATCGACCAGCTACAGCCACTTTATTTGAACCTTATTTCTAGTTGGACTCCTAACGAAACAGAAATTAGACAAGAGACCATCACGATTCCGCTGGAAAATCCTGACTTTAGTGAGTTCCAAAATTTTGATTTTACGGTTCTCGCTCTTGCACGTCCGGTCCAGGTTGACGGCGAAGTTGTCGGTACGATGTATATCGGTCTCGACATTTCCAATATCACACGGATTTTCCGTTGGGCGGTCATCGTACTTACTGGGCTAGCTGTTCTCTTTATCGGTCTCGGAATTGTGCTTAGTTATATCATGTCAAAGCGGGCGCTTGTTCCGGTTCAGCGGAGCTATAACCAGCAACGTGAATTGGTAGCGAACGCATCGCATGAGTTGCGGACACCGCTGAGCACTATTTTATCTTCTATAGAAGTACTTGAAATGGAGAGGGAAGAAAAAGACTCTTTTACCGGGCGTATTTTGGATGGGTTAAAACATGAAGTTCGTCGAATGACCGTATTGGTTAGTGATTTGCTGACACTAGCACAGGCGGATTCACCAGATGCCAACGCACTGATTCGTAACTGGTGCAATTTAACTCCGGCGAGCGAACAGTTAATAGAATCTTTCAAGGCAAGAGCTACTGTTAAAAAAATCGATTTAACAATAGAAGCACCTGCAGAAGTAAATGTATACGCAGATTGCGATAAACTAATTCAGTTGCTATCGATTCTTCTCGACAACGCGATTAATTACACACCAGAAGGCGGCAGTGTCGCTGTCACATTGCAAATGCGCAGCGATTCTTTACTACTTGCCGTACGTGATACCGGCATTGGTATTGAAGCTGCCGACCAGGAGCATATTTTCGAACGCTTTTACCGAGCAGACAAAGCACGGACGCGAAAAGAAGGTGGACATGGACTTGGTTTAGCAATCGGCAAATGGATTGTCGACGCACACGGCGGAACGATTTGGGTGGAAAGTGCCCCAGGAGAAGGATCGTTATTTCAAGTATCGATTCCAAGTGGTAAGGATAGGTAG
- a CDS encoding SRPBCC family protein — protein MWNLKKSIYIDRGIGEVYQFATNPKYWYQWYAGLSEAENLLGTGAKGTSMDLKYFFFGRGLAVHVLVEENAAVGDSYVWRCLVTGALDARQTWRYYPKEGGTELHFEMDYNLNGNIIGKLVNTLYIKKLMANSIEQTLQNLKDISESE, from the coding sequence ATGTGGAATTTAAAAAAATCTATTTATATTGATCGGGGGATAGGGGAAGTCTATCAATTCGCAACAAATCCGAAGTATTGGTATCAATGGTATGCAGGTTTGTCCGAAGCAGAAAATCTTCTTGGAACAGGCGCAAAAGGAACGAGTATGGATTTAAAGTATTTCTTTTTCGGAAGGGGGTTGGCAGTCCATGTGCTCGTGGAGGAAAATGCCGCTGTAGGAGATAGCTATGTATGGCGGTGCCTCGTTACAGGAGCGCTTGATGCGAGGCAAACATGGCGTTATTACCCAAAAGAAGGCGGTACCGAACTTCATTTTGAAATGGATTATAATCTTAATGGCAACATCATCGGAAAACTAGTGAATACACTTTATATTAAGAAGTTGATGGCCAATTCTATAGAACAAACTTTGCAAAACTTAAAAGACATTAGTGAAAGTGAATAG
- a CDS encoding STAS domain-containing protein, which translates to MTEALQSSEEIKTYFLQNQIAFEETLLEEAVTVKDKINEILAVGNIDLVTNAHKVVRYIIDGQEEDLKFFAKQEGIAWATHSIELSFKLEWIQAIRRTLWTFLQQYDQAAPSEVAFDFFAMEKDINTRVDTFLNTFFISYSTYKDSLILAHRQLVESLSVPIIPISTSVSILPLIGSVDSFRAEIIEEKVLTEVSISRIQTLILDLSGIVELEPEVIHHIMKIINGSAMMGCQSIITGLRAEVVRKMVSLGLLFAPKTKTLGTLQQALKEYLAI; encoded by the coding sequence ATGACTGAGGCATTGCAAAGTTCAGAAGAGATTAAAACGTACTTTCTGCAAAATCAAATAGCATTTGAAGAAACATTATTAGAGGAAGCCGTCACTGTAAAAGACAAAATCAATGAAATTTTAGCTGTCGGCAATATTGATCTTGTAACCAATGCCCATAAAGTTGTCAGGTACATTATCGATGGACAAGAAGAGGACCTTAAATTTTTTGCAAAGCAAGAAGGAATTGCATGGGCTACGCATTCGATTGAGCTATCATTCAAATTAGAATGGATTCAAGCGATTCGTCGTACGCTTTGGACGTTCCTTCAACAATATGACCAAGCTGCACCTAGTGAAGTAGCATTTGACTTTTTTGCTATGGAAAAAGACATTAATACACGAGTTGATACCTTCTTGAATACGTTCTTCATCAGCTATTCGACGTACAAAGATTCGCTGATTTTGGCCCATCGACAACTTGTTGAAAGCTTGTCTGTTCCGATTATTCCTATTAGTACATCGGTCTCTATTTTGCCATTAATCGGTTCTGTCGATTCGTTCCGAGCAGAAATTATCGAAGAAAAAGTCTTGACCGAAGTCAGCATATCTCGCATTCAAACCTTGATCCTAGACTTGTCTGGAATCGTCGAATTGGAGCCTGAAGTCATTCATCACATCATGAAAATCATCAATGGTTCTGCCATGATGGGTTGCCAATCGATTATCACTGGGCTACGTGCAGAAGTCGTTCGGAAAATGGTATCACTTGGGTTATTGTTTGCTCCAAAGACCAAAACTCTTGGCACATTACAGCAAGCACTTAAAGAATATTTGGCGATATAA
- a CDS encoding SHOCT domain-containing protein yields the protein MMGPGWGMGWGMGGGSWLIAGLVVLIGFAIYYFMKNNNNNNSFNSSQKDSSTDAMEIAKKRLARGEITNAEFEEIKKRLL from the coding sequence ATGATGGGACCAGGATGGGGAATGGGTTGGGGAATGGGAGGAGGAAGTTGGTTGATAGCAGGGTTAGTTGTACTTATCGGCTTCGCCATCTACTACTTTATGAAGAACAACAACAACAACAACAGTTTTAATAGTTCGCAGAAAGACTCCAGCACAGACGCAATGGAAATAGCCAAAAAAAGACTAGCTAGAGGCGAAATAACTAATGCAGAATTTGAAGAAATTAAAAAAAGGCTTTTATAA
- a CDS encoding DUF4825 domain-containing protein, whose translation MNRLNRALVLLVVLTLLSGCNSNVDNSSGDLFNYKDSYLGDNSAVVNTVIYLKGADYFRGIELQTKEQPYGIIVDYDWSESVIDLQETVINNASYLFTLIQNVDWIMLKFETVDGVEEFKLTREELEGWYEVNLSKIESEEKLKELIQVHLKNSEEVTKLLK comes from the coding sequence TTGAATCGACTGAATCGAGCTTTGGTTTTGTTAGTTGTTTTAACTTTATTAAGCGGCTGTAATTCAAATGTAGACAATTCATCTGGTGATTTATTTAACTATAAAGACTCGTATCTAGGAGATAACAGTGCAGTAGTGAATACAGTGATCTATTTGAAAGGGGCAGACTATTTTCGTGGAATAGAACTTCAAACAAAAGAACAACCTTATGGCATTATTGTCGACTATGATTGGTCAGAATCAGTTATCGATCTACAAGAAACCGTTATTAACAATGCCTCGTATTTATTTACATTAATCCAAAATGTGGACTGGATCATGCTGAAGTTCGAAACAGTGGATGGTGTCGAAGAGTTTAAACTAACAAGAGAAGAACTAGAAGGCTGGTACGAAGTAAACTTAAGTAAAATTGAGAGTGAAGAAAAACTAAAAGAGCTTATCCAAGTGCATTTAAAAAATAGTGAAGAGGTAACGAAGCTGTTAAAGTAA
- a CDS encoding SHOCT domain-containing protein, with protein sequence MMGPDWGIGWGMGMGGGGLWVIILLVVIIGFALYFFMKNNNNNNTNNNFPSSRKDSSADAMEIAKNRLAKGEITTEEFEEIKKNLL encoded by the coding sequence ATGATGGGACCAGATTGGGGAATCGGCTGGGGCATGGGAATGGGAGGAGGAGGACTTTGGGTGATAATTCTATTAGTAGTAATCATCGGCTTTGCACTATACTTCTTTATGAAAAACAACAATAACAATAACACGAACAATAATTTTCCTAGTTCACGGAAAGATTCAAGTGCAGATGCAATGGAAATAGCTAAAAATAGGCTAGCGAAAGGAGAAATCACAACTGAAGAATTTGAAGAAATTAAGAAAAATCTTTTATGA
- a CDS encoding universal stress protein, whose product MTLKYKRILVAIDGSKEADWAFKKSIEISKRNAAALNLIYVVDTRSYSAMTKSVPDPEDRIFDHGKELLNNYKQDALAAGISSVHVYVVPGSPDKVISRDYAKRLDIDLIVCGAQGLNAIEQYILGSVSQHIVSSSPCDVLVVRREQKTEE is encoded by the coding sequence ATGACCTTAAAATACAAACGTATTTTGGTGGCTATTGATGGTTCAAAGGAAGCGGATTGGGCATTTAAAAAATCGATTGAAATTTCCAAAAGAAATGCTGCCGCACTGAACTTAATTTATGTGGTGGATACGCGTTCCTATTCAGCCATGACAAAAAGTGTGCCAGATCCCGAAGATCGGATTTTTGATCATGGAAAAGAACTTTTGAATAACTATAAACAAGATGCCCTAGCAGCGGGAATCTCTAGTGTCCATGTCTACGTTGTCCCCGGCTCTCCTGACAAGGTCATATCGCGTGACTACGCAAAACGCTTGGATATCGATCTGATTGTCTGTGGAGCCCAAGGATTAAATGCGATTGAGCAATATATATTAGGTAGTGTGTCCCAACATATTGTGAGCAGTAGTCCATGTGATGTTTTAGTTGTTCGAAGAGAGCAAAAAACAGAAGAGTAA